TGGAACTGAGCAAAAAAGTACAGGCGTGTATGGATGATATCAGACTGTCGCTTCCGGCGGGATACGAGATTCATACCAGTTATGATACTACAGAGTTTATACATGACGAGCTGAACAAGATTTATTTGCGTACGGGAGTGACGGTGGCTATCCTGCTCTTGTTTGTACTGCTGATTACTTTCAGCCCCAAATATCTGTTTTTGATTGTCACCAGTCTGACCGTGAATATGGCAATAGCCGTTATCTTTTACTATGTCTTCGGACTGGAAATGCAGTTATATTCTTTGGCGGGTATCACGGTTTCACTGAACCTGGTGATTGATAATACGATTGTGATGAGTGATCATTATCTTCGATGTAAAAACCGGAAGGCGTTCATGTCTGTATTGGCGGCTACACTGACAACAATGGGAGCGTTGGTCATCATCTTCTTTCTGGACGAGAGGATTCGTCTGAATCTGCAGGATTTTGCCGCAGTGGTGATGATTAATCTGGGAGTTTCATTATTGGTTGCTCTGTTCTTTGTACCTTCTTTGATTGATAAAATCGGGTTGAAACGACGCAGGAAGTCTTCTCTGACCGGAGTGAAGAGAAAATGGAAAATGGGGAATACCCGTTTCTTAGGATGGCTGCGTTCGAAGATGCGAAGGGGGCCGGTCTATTTCAGTCATTTCTACAGGTGGCTGATACAGAGGCTTTGCCGCTGGAGAGTAGCGGTTTGTCTGTTGCTGTTGCTGGCATTCGGATTACCGGTCTTTCTGTTGCCGGAAAAGATGGATGGGGATGGCAAATGGGCAGAGATTTATAATAAGACACTGGGGACTCCTACCTATAAGGAAAAGGTGAAACCGATAGTGGATAAAGCGTTGGGAGGAAGTCTGAGGCTGTTTGTGCAAAAGGTGTATGAAGGGAGCTACTTTACCCGGAATGAGGAGGTGGTGCTTTATGCCAACGCCAATTTACCGAACGGCAGTACGCTTGAACAGATGAATGCACTGATCAAGCGAATGGAAACTTATCTGAGCGAGTTCAAGGAGATCAAGCAGTTTCAGACATCGGTAGAAAGTGCCCGCAGGGCATCTATCAGCATTCGTTTCACAAAGGAAAATCAGAAAAGCGGGTTCCCATATACGCTGAAAGCTAACATGATCAGTAAAGCTCTCCAGTTGGGGGGAGGAGATTGGAGTATTTATGGATTACAGGATCAGGGATTCAGTAATAGTGTACGCGAGAATGCGGGATCATTCCGGGTGAAAATGTACGGATATAATTATGATGAACTTTATAGCTGGGCTACAAAACTGAAAGAGGTCTTATTGTCTCATCGCCGTATCAGGGAAGTTACGGTCGGTTCCAATTTCTCGTGGTGGAAGGATGATTATCAGGAGTTTTATTTTGAGCTGGATAAACAACGGATGATCGGAGCGGGGATCGGAGCCGGAGAACTGTTTGCTGCTATTCGTCCCATATATGGGCGGAATCAGGAAATCGGTTCCGTTGTTACCGAAGATGGAACGGAAAAAATCAAACTCTCTTCCCGCCAGTCGGATCAGCGGGATATATGGGCCATGCAGTATTATCCTTTCCGTGTAGGCGATAAAGAGTATAAACTGGCGGAACTGGCTAAGGTAGAGAAGGGACAGATGCCGCAGGAAGTGGCGAAGGAGAATCAACAATACCGCTTATGCCTGCAATATGAGTATATCGGTGCGTCGGAACAGGGAAATAAGTTGCTGAAAAAAGACCTGGAAGAGTTTAATGAACTTCTTCCGATGGGATATAAGGCGGAAGCGGAAAGTAATAACTGGTCATGGGGTGGAGGTGCCAACAAACAGTATCGCTTGCTCCTGATTGTGATTGCTATCATTTTCTTTATTACAAGCATTCTGTTCAATTCGTTGAAACAGCCGTTAGCGATCATCTTTGTCATTCCGATCTCTTATATCGGTGTGTTTCTGACGTTCTACTGGTTCAAGTTGAACTTTGACCAAGGTGGTTTCGCTTCGTTCATTCTGCTCTGCGGTATCACAGTGAATGCCAGTATTTATATTTTAAATGAGTACAATGCGATTCGAAAACGCTTTCCCTGCCTTTCTTCTCTTCGTGCTTACGTGAAGGCATGGAATACGAAAGTGATCCCCATTTTTCTGACGGTTGTTTCTACCATCCTTGGCTTTATCCCCTTTATGGTGGGAGCAGAGAAAGAAGGTTTCTGGTTTCCTTTGGCTGCAGGTACTATCGGTGGATTGGTAATGTCCGTGATCGGCGTGTTTATTTTCTTGCCGGTACTGACTTTGAATAAAAAGAAGATGATGGTGAAGAAGCCTTGAAGAAATAAATTAGCTATTAGCATATTTCGATTAGCTAATAGCTAATTTGTTTTTGCTAATAGCTAATCGAAATAAGGTATAGGAGATAATTCACCAGTTATTTCCTGCATTGCTGCTGCCGATCAGCATTTCTACCCGTTGCTTATACAAGTTGGCTCCCTCAGCGATGTTCTTTCCCGCATCTGCGGTTCCCATTCCGTAAACAACAACAGGCGTTTGCCACGACATCCCCGAATGAATGGCACTAACCTGATAAGGACGTAAAAGCTCATCCACTGTGAAGCGGTTTCTGCCTCCGCTACGGTATGCTTCATATTCGGAACCTGTGGTGGTTACTACTGTCAATGGTTTCCCGGCTACTGCCGGAGTCTTGGAAAGGAAGGTGAATACTTCGTCCTGCCATTTTTTGAGCAATGACGGCGCAGCCATCCAATGAAAGGGAAATTGATAAATGAGGGCGGAAGCATCGGAAATGATTTTGCTCCATTCGTCAACATCAAAAGAAGCGCCTTGCTGGTCGTAAAGATTGAATACTGCTACGCCTTCAATATCACTCACAGCATCAATCAGTGCTTTGTTTGCTTGTGATTCCTTCATATTGGGATGCGCCAGGAGAATCACCACTTTTCTTAAATCTTTATTCATAATCAATCGGGTATTTAGGATGAAACAACTACATCTATAATATAAAGGTCTAAAAATAAGAAAAAGTTTTCGAAACTCAATATCTTAATTAAAAATAAAAGAATCTCTCTTTGCTTTTGAATTTGTATTTTTGCAGGCACGTCCGTAAGGCGTTATTTTAGATAATAAATTTATATATGATAGATTTCACCCAATTTCCTTCTCCTTGCTATATTATGGAGGAAGAACTCTTGCGAAAGAACCTGTGTCTGATAAAAAGCGTAGCCGACAGGGCAGGAGTAGAGATTATTCTCGCCTTCAAGTCATTCGCCATGTGGCGTTCATTTCCGATATTCCGCGAATACGTGGAGCATTCCACAGCAAGTTCTGTGTATGAAGCGCGTCTGGCATTGGAAGAATTTGGAAGTAAAGCCCATACTTATTCTCCTGCGTATACGGAACAGGATTTTCCGGAAATCATGCGTTGCAGCAGCCACATCACTTTTAATTCAATGGCACAGTTCCGTCGTTTCTATCCGATGACAGTGGCCGAAGGAAGCGGAATCTCCTGCGGTATCCGTGTGAATCCCGAATATTCGGAAGTAGAAACAGAACTTTATAATCCGTGCGCACCCGGTACCCGTTTCGGAATGACCGCCGACTTATTACCGGATACCTTGCCCAAAGGAATCGAAGGTTTCCATTGTCATTGTCACTGCGAATCTTCTTCTTTCGAGCTGGAACGTACTTTGCAGCATCTGGAAGAGAAATACTCCCGCTGGTTCCCGCAAATTAAATGGCTGAATCTGGGAGGCGGGCATCTGATGACCCGAAAAGATTATGATACAGAACATCTGATTAAATTATTGCAAGACCTGAAAGCACGATATCCTCATTTGCAGATCATCCTTGAACCCGGTTCTGCTTTTACATGGCAGACAGGAGTCCTGACTTCGGAAGTGGTAGATATCGTTGAGAGTCGCGGTATCAAGACGGCTATTCTGAATGTGAGTTTCACCTGCCACATGCCCGATTGTCTGGAAATGCCTTATCAGCCTGCCGTTCGTGGTGCGGAGATGGGGAATGAAGGAGAATTTATTTATCGTTTGGGAGGTAATTCTTGTTTGAGTGGTGATTATATGGGATTATGGAGTTTCGATCATGAGTTGCAGATCGGAGAACGGATTGTGTTCGAAGATATGATTCACTATACTATGGTCAAGACAAATATGTTTAACGGAATCCATCATCCCGCCATCGCTTTGTGGACAAAAGAAGGGAAAGCGGAAATATACAAGCAATTTTCTTATGAAGACTATCGGGACCGAATGAGTTGATAATCAAAACAATTGTTTGTTTGCGGAAACAAAGTGTGCAGATTCTTGTGAAAAAAAGATGCAGAATGTTTGCAGAATTACGGAAAATCCCTACCTTTGCAACCGCAAACGAAAAAATGCGGAAATAGCTCAGTTGGTAGAGCATAACCTTGCCAAGGTTAGGGTCGCGAGTTCGAGTCTCGTTTTCCGCTCATGTTTCTTTGAAATGTTGGAAATATAATCTTTGCCCAGGTGGCGGAATTGGTAGACGCGCACGTTTCAGGTGCGTGTGTCGAGAGGCATGCAGGTTCGAGTCCTGTTCTGGGCACAAAGATTTTAACTTTAAAATTCTGGAGAGGTGGCGGAATTGGTAGACGCGCTACTTTGAGGGGGTAGTGACAGTTATGTCGTGGGAGTTCGAGTCTCCTTCTCTTCACAGTCATTAAAGTTATTTGCGGAAATAGCTCAGTTGGTAGAGCATAACCTTGCCAAGGTTAGGGTCGCGAGTTCGAGTCTCGTTTTCCGCTCATGTTTCTTTGAAATGTTGGAACTAAATTTTGCCCAGGTGGCGGAATTGGTAGACGCGCACGTTTCAGGTGCGTGTGTCGAGAGGCATGCAGGTTCGAGTCCTGTTCTGGGCACAAGAAATTCAGATTTCTGAATGGAGAAAATTTAGTTTGCGGAAATAGCTCAGTTGGTAGAGCATAACCTTGCCAAGGTTAGGGTCGCGAGTTCGAGTCTCGTTTTCCGCTCAAAGTAGTGAGGTTGTCAGTCGATAAGATTGGCGACCTCTTTTTGTAATTA
This sequence is a window from Bacteroides thetaiotaomicron VPI-5482. Protein-coding genes within it:
- a CDS encoding efflux RND transporter permease subunit, producing MQDIGSEIKKSSKASAFTLIVAFISVALVGLALVPLLPVKLNPSRTLPGFSVWFGMGGTSARVVEMTATSKLEAMLARVKGIQSISSTSGNGWGSINVSLDKHADAAVARFEASTIIRQTWPELPAGVSYPYIQMASPEQKSQGPFIAFTINAPATPSLIQKYAEEHIKTRLAQLPGIYKINVSGATPMEWRLEYDYEQLRALGVSTDEISQAVGLHYQKEFLGTYDVEQAASGKEWIRLVLMPEHDNREFDAGQIQVKVKDGRTIRLDELVKVVRMEEQPQSYYRINGLNSIYLSVVAEEAANQLELSKKVQACMDDIRLSLPAGYEIHTSYDTTEFIHDELNKIYLRTGVTVAILLLFVLLITFSPKYLFLIVTSLTVNMAIAVIFYYVFGLEMQLYSLAGITVSLNLVIDNTIVMSDHYLRCKNRKAFMSVLAATLTTMGALVIIFFLDERIRLNLQDFAAVVMINLGVSLLVALFFVPSLIDKIGLKRRRKSSLTGVKRKWKMGNTRFLGWLRSKMRRGPVYFSHFYRWLIQRLCRWRVAVCLLLLLAFGLPVFLLPEKMDGDGKWAEIYNKTLGTPTYKEKVKPIVDKALGGSLRLFVQKVYEGSYFTRNEEVVLYANANLPNGSTLEQMNALIKRMETYLSEFKEIKQFQTSVESARRASISIRFTKENQKSGFPYTLKANMISKALQLGGGDWSIYGLQDQGFSNSVRENAGSFRVKMYGYNYDELYSWATKLKEVLLSHRRIREVTVGSNFSWWKDDYQEFYFELDKQRMIGAGIGAGELFAAIRPIYGRNQEIGSVVTEDGTEKIKLSSRQSDQRDIWAMQYYPFRVGDKEYKLAELAKVEKGQMPQEVAKENQQYRLCLQYEYIGASEQGNKLLKKDLEEFNELLPMGYKAEAESNNWSWGGGANKQYRLLLIVIAIIFFITSILFNSLKQPLAIIFVIPISYIGVFLTFYWFKLNFDQGGFASFILLCGITVNASIYILNEYNAIRKRFPCLSSLRAYVKAWNTKVIPIFLTVVSTILGFIPFMVGAEKEGFWFPLAAGTIGGLVMSVIGVFIFLPVLTLNKKKMMVKKP
- a CDS encoding NAD(P)H-dependent oxidoreductase; protein product: MNKDLRKVVILLAHPNMKESQANKALIDAVSDIEGVAVFNLYDQQGASFDVDEWSKIISDASALIYQFPFHWMAAPSLLKKWQDEVFTFLSKTPAVAGKPLTVVTTTGSEYEAYRSGGRNRFTVDELLRPYQVSAIHSGMSWQTPVVVYGMGTADAGKNIAEGANLYKQRVEMLIGSSNAGNNW
- the nspC gene encoding carboxynorspermidine decarboxylase, producing MIDFTQFPSPCYIMEEELLRKNLCLIKSVADRAGVEIILAFKSFAMWRSFPIFREYVEHSTASSVYEARLALEEFGSKAHTYSPAYTEQDFPEIMRCSSHITFNSMAQFRRFYPMTVAEGSGISCGIRVNPEYSEVETELYNPCAPGTRFGMTADLLPDTLPKGIEGFHCHCHCESSSFELERTLQHLEEKYSRWFPQIKWLNLGGGHLMTRKDYDTEHLIKLLQDLKARYPHLQIILEPGSAFTWQTGVLTSEVVDIVESRGIKTAILNVSFTCHMPDCLEMPYQPAVRGAEMGNEGEFIYRLGGNSCLSGDYMGLWSFDHELQIGERIVFEDMIHYTMVKTNMFNGIHHPAIALWTKEGKAEIYKQFSYEDYRDRMS